From Carassius carassius chromosome 15, fCarCar2.1, whole genome shotgun sequence:
TTGTTTGTTTCGGTCAATGTTTCATTGACTTCAGGGTAAATTAATATATTCTGTATGTTCAATTAAATGTGAACAATGCTGCGTGGCTCTTAAAGCTGCGGTAGTGACTGTTCTCCACCACCTGCCTGTGAACATTCTAACTTCTGCTAAAAATGTAACGTTTCCGCAAAATGTTGACATGTAGCCAACTTTGAGAGGAAGTAAGGGGGTGGAAATGTCTAAAGAGGATCTGTTTTTGGGGGGGTGGTGATCAGCTGTGGCCCATTCATAAATTTTGCCTCCCTCAGTGAAAAACTCAATAGTAAATGGTACCATGTTTTTGGAAagtaatgaatacttttattcagcaaagagtAATTAACTTGTTCGAAAGTGACAGAAAATCGTTTTTTACTTTGTTAAaacgaataaatgctgttcttttaaacttcacATTCTTTCAAGAatccaggaaaaaaaaattcacagtttAATAAGCCataataagcagcacaattgtttttttctcaatacatttttttattatgagatattaaGAACAATTGTGTTTATgctttaaatcagcatattagaatgatttctgaagtatcatgagactgaagaatggagtaattgctttgccatcacaggaataaattacgtttgAATTATATTAACTCatttttatgatatattaattTGGCCCATTTAAATTGTAgcagtatttcacaatataaaattatgtatttttgataaaataaatgcacccATGGTAAGCAtatgacttaatatatatatatatataaacttgccgACCTcaatcatttcagttttatttttgtagttgTAGGTAATTACCAGACACTGTTCACAGGATGATTCTATTTAAAGCAGATACTATATAAACCTTGAAATGGTTTGCTCTCCATTGTCTGTCTTGGTAGAGTCAGAAAGGAACAGGGCTGCTGTGTGCATAACAGGAAGAATCGTGCAGCAGCCTTCCTGTGCCAGGAGGTTGACGGGCTCTCGGGGTtatgggaaagagagagagagaaaataataaaaggaGGGCCTTTAGGTCTACAGGGGAAACGGTTAGCAATTTGATTTCCTTCCTTCATTTGAACAGGTGCAGACATGTGAATCCACCCACCTTACtgaatagccgcatttccactgtcgggccagggcgagccagggcttaaagcgggccgggcggggctcatagcctcgggccagtagcacgaagccagaatagcgcagggtttctacagtggagcctgaagctccgctgcgcgtcactaaaacacgccctttacacgcctctcagaacaacatcacgcaacctcatcatttcaccaacaaagagaagttatcagaaaactaagaaataagtcaccggaacatgcgcgatcacaaaacgaacatgataacagcggccgtttgtttgcatgctttgttatatattcaaattcaaaagcatcaatgttttaactatagaataagtgatacattgatcatattgatttaatttatcaggactcaaaattaatcacacataactacacttatttctattttatttatttttaacgcttatgaaaatagcttgcttattcagtcgagtctgtttctgtttatttgtagccacagtatgtcacatttagaatgaatgataatatctctatttttataaaagctcccgaacaaaaaacattattatatttttttatgataggcaacgtggagctaaactcttgagacgaggcttgtgacagatcatataagttactaaataaatacacgattgtgatagagaataagaagctgacgtctgatttcttcaagcggtcataccatgtttactatggtaatgttaatgcctagcgtgcacagacttttgcatcgcttataaatatttctgccttgtatggtgattagggctgcaactaacgattattttgataatcgattaatctgtcgattatttttacgattaatcgattaatcggtttatgtacttatattttagtttttcccatttttcccccaaagtaaattattaataaagggtctttataattcagcatagatttttaagagattttaataattttgcattgtcatatcctcatcacaaatatacctggagttgttttattatgtgttagtaatcctttgtcgaactcttctgcaatcagaacactgacccatactctagcaaatttcacaaggagatttcaaataatgttttcaccatggcagtccttagagctcctaaagtagtttaacatcccgaacaaagcttattaaggaatctttcagaacatattttcacgaagaataaggataaaacagaataagattgcagtgcgttgtattttattatttactgggaaacagctttatagcttatgctgtgaaattgtaaacaatccttcgaataaagtgccaatggcatgaaacctgaatggaactcacaatttaaagtaaaatccatcagaaggttgtccagaaaaaacggacacacaaaaaacctgctgtgtgaaaaagagcagtgaatacttaggaaaaaaaagtgcatttcaaatatctttaaacatttacctctctcattcagtcataattaggctgcaagactgaattatgaactggtaaatgacaaactgatcacagaacatgtttgtaaagctttaaatgttaactgttaaaaagcaatgttatcagcttttacgactaaacatttgcaaacaacattgtactggagaatctgcacaaataaaaggcttaggggccgttcacatatcgcgcctaaaaacgctaggcgcaccgctttctccttctttccaaaacgctcgggcagaagcgcccctgaggcgtctgcctttgctaagcaaccatgacgcgctctctcctagaagacgcggaaatttcagcaaaggataaatggatttgcagctcaaaaaatcgattgcagtagctctgctactaaatttatttcaaaatgggaatccatatacagctatgatcagctgttccttcatcttggctgagcttttaacgttgttacgggaaaggatgaagctgattatttagttcttgtcacatgacccgcggtgcgcttgctgcattctgaaaagttgaaatgtttttaactcgatgcggtgtgcacgcgcctggaaaaacgggtgcgtcgcgaccgcgtcgcttccattatgagcgcgcatactgcgcgcctacattggaaataacgaacatgagcgcgcaaaagacgcgatatgtgaacggtcccttaaacagttcagtagtgcagagtttacaggttaatcttcttttttgaaggctcaaaataaagtactcccacatcctgctgaatgctgcagacgcagttcgggaagcacgtgacataaaacgaggccagctattggctattcgctacttctcctgttgtactggctgagtaaatcctccggtggctcattactgccacactttggtcaccgcagatttgaaatatgcacgaaataagccgcttacggcaaataaattatttagcaacgaatcgctgactaaattagttgacaactattttaataatcgattttaatcgattaaatcgattcgttgtttcagctctaatggtgattataatccacattggatcaagttatttcaaacactcgctgctgactgaaagtgagttttgagcttgacttatttaaaaaagtgtttattgctggtgttatagctgttatgaAATGATCCGCGCTGACGCTCttcagacgcggagaaactccgcctttgttcataacccctcctctagccccagctggcccgctttggcccaaggttttcgtcgggccaaaaaaccctggccgttggccccgaggaagccccggcgaggcacgatcaagccccggaagtgacagtggaaacgcgactggccctggcacgcactagcacgcccggtttaagctcgatagtggaaacacggctaatgAATGAGAGCCTGCTTGTGGGTGGATCTCCAGAGCTGCTTCACAGCTTGTCGGATTCCTGTTCCGTCTTGTTAAGGATGAAATGGAATATAATTCCCTTTTTATATTGATTCGGTTGTCTCTCACTGAAGCCATCAGATCCTTAGTACTTGCTGTACTCTTGACTGAAAGACCCTTCATCATTCTAACAGTGTGAAATCTTATACCTAGTGCTAAGTTGTTAGCAACACATTCTGAAAATCTTGAGGTTTATTAAGAGATTTGTGTCTACTAGCAGCAGAAATGGCCTCTTGAAGAAAAGTTGTGGCTCTTGATGTCTGTCAAGTCATAGGTGACACATCTAAAGCAGAGCAGAGACTTCCTTCTACACAGGAAATGGATCTAAAAATGTGTTAAGCTAAAAATATCTTGCAGTGGGTGGTTGCAGTTATCAATCACCcattaaaaatggaaaaataaaaataatttgtgatgATTTAAATAGGTAATGTATAGTCAATTGTAATTAGTTTCATCCTTTTAAACTGTCTTTTGTTGGTTGATCAGAATAGCTCGATTCTGACAGAATGTTTTCTTCTCTTTATTTCCTTAAGTGTAATATTAAAAATGCCTAGTGCTAAGCTTTTTAACACTTTCTAACTGAACTGTCCTAACTGGAAAGGTTGTGCTTTAACGCCCCCTAGTGAAAAAAAGTAATCTCACTGGTTTACAGCAAAAAGGGTTTGTTCACGTCAGCTGAAAACTTTCTCTTTACGTTGCTTATTCCTCATTTAATTTTGCTTTCAAAGTTGAAGGAAAAGAATAAATCAAAACCACACAAGTTGCACTCAAGTTTAAATATTCAACACATTAGACGCGAGTATGATAATTGCTTTTATAAACAATTCACTATCAAGTTTGTTGAAATCAGTGACATTTTAGACACACAAACGGttaaactatttattatttaagCTTATTATATACcgtaaatgttgtttatttgttatcTTGAAAATATGCAGCTACATTCACACAGTTTTCTCTTTGTATCTCTAGCTATCATTGGCAATTCACAGGAGGCCTACAAGGATGCCTTTGAAATCAGTAAGGCAGAGATGCAGCCCACGCACCCCATTCGTCTGGGCCTTGCGCTCAATTTCTCCGTATTTTATTACGAGATTCTCAATTCACCCGACCAGGCCTGTAAGCTTGCCAAAGTGGTACGATTAACACCCACCCACACGCACACAggctaataaataatattaagagtGTTACCCACAGTTATACTGTTTATTCAAAATATCATCATCAAATGCCCATAACTTAACACTCATCTTGTTCTTGGTTGATCTTTTTCTCCCAGGCTTTTGATGAGGCCATTGCAGAGCTTGATTCACTGAATGAAGAATCCTACAAAGACAGCACATTGATCATGCAGCTGCTGCGGGACAATCTGACAGTGAGTTCCTCTTTAGTAGCAGGTTAAATTAAGACAATTTACCCAGTTGATTTAGTCTAGTtactaaatgcatttttgtgGGCTATAGGTCACTGATAGCTTTAAGAACGCtattagtgtccacaccagcTGAGGATAACATTCAGTTTATTGTAAACATGTGCTGGAGTTAAATAATCTGCCGTTTTAAATCATCTGGCTCTCTAAAGTCAGGTGAATTCTTGTTGGTTGTCGATGTTTTATCATTCACCAGCTGGAATAAATCGTTCTGATTCCAACAACATTGTTATAGCTAATGTATAACGTTATTACTGTAGCATATAGAAAAAtagtacagtggggaaaatatttatttgttcccctgctgattttgtaagtttgcccacttacaaagaaaggAAGGATCTGTAATTTTTTATGGTAGGTTATTTAAACAGATGTAgaccaaatataaaaaaacaaattatataaagtttataagttgatttgcatttcagtgagtgaaataactatttgatccccaagcaaaacatgattTAGTACAGAGATAAGACgttttttgtagttggtcaccaggattgaacacatctcaggagggattttaATCTTGATCCACTTCTCTTACTTCTCTttatcactcactgctcttgaataGTTTTTGTAACTTAGATTcctctttaatttatacagtagaatatgcaatgctattttacatttgacacTTTATTCCATTTCTGTATCTAAAAACTAATGTTATATAGAGAGTTTGTGCATGAGTTACCTCAAAAGAATTGATAGACACTTTCATTTATACCAGGAGTGTAagttaataaattatacatttttgtaacgTTTATTTCACGTTTTACTCATCTGCCATGATAAAGTAAATGCCTGTTAACAGTTTTTTGGTTTGTTtccaaaaaaacaacattaagtCATAatctccaatatttttttttcttttaaggagCAGTACAAAACCATTTTATGACTCATATACTCTAACATATTATGCATGTTTACAGCACATAATCATTTAATCAGTCTTATTCATTAGCAAAATTCAAAtagtttttcacaatttttagCTCTAGTTTCAAAGTGTCttagcattcattcattctttttttaagtagcttGCTCAGTTAATGACTAACTAGGAGCAGGTGTCGGTGGTCATGACTAACTAGTGTCCTTTCCTCCGTTTCACAGCTGTGGACTTCAGATAACCAGGGTGATGGCGAGGAGACCGAGGAGGGCCGAGAAAACTGAGTCTGGATCTGTCCGTCCTTCCCCCGTTATTCACCTGCCATCGTTCCAGCTCGCCATCAACACTGAGACCACCTCATCATCAACTTCTGTCTCTTTTAGTTCTTTTACTCTCGCGCTTTCCTTGCTTTCTTCCTTCCCTGTCATTGTGGGGGTTTTTCTAAGGATTTGTGTAACGGGAGGTGGGTGGGAGGGGTTAAATGGGGGGCGGGTTGGTGTTGCGATACGTCCGGGGTGGGGGACCGGGGACTGGGAGGGGATGACGTTTGTCTGCTGTTAACCTTGTTTTCTCCGTGGGGAGCTCTAGGTTGTTGCATTAGTGTGGAAGAAATGAGGGTGAGGCAAGTTCTCAGCTCATGCAAAGTTGCAAGTTAAACCCTTTTGttattcatatactgtatgtaaatctCTGTCGAGGACTCATTTGTCATGGTCATTATGTACACCTGCAATTTAAGCGTCTGCATTACAACCAGCCCTCGTCTTTGAGTAGCGGTGAGGATAGCAGTGCTAGTCTTTAGCTAGGTAAGAAGCAATGGCAGCGTCACACATCACACAGTGAACTGCTCGCTCACACATCCTGCAAAACGATGGGCAAAAAAGAAGTTACATTCCATTGTACGTTACATTCAAGTTTCTTATTCCAGGCATTTGGTGCCCTGCAAATGGCATTTACTTATTCCCTGTTAATTACGAGGTATAGAGGACCCTAAGAACAAAGAGCACATATTGCTTGATACTGTTACTGTATGACTGTACAAGCAGAGCAGTAGGAAATACTAGTGTGATTTAGTTCTCCAGGAAatggttttgtttagtttttttgttctttttccatTAATTTCTTTTGATACTTGCCTAATATGCATGTGGCTATGAAGTAGTTAATATGGGGAGGAAAGGGAGTACTGCGGGGCTGGCTAGCTTTGTGTCATGTCTCTGGAATTTTCATACAGAACACCCAAGCATAAATGTTATTTGGAGggaaaatatgtaatttcatgtaagtggattaaaaaataatttaacacaatgattttaaaatgtgtttttttattattgtttttatttgttttagttcaaATGTGACGTGTCTGACCATATTAGGATATGTAAAATCATGGAATTCAGATTTAAATAGTCATCAGTCATCACAGTCATATAAATAGTCATCagggaaaaatgttttttttttattcggcacaataaattaaaataaattgtacgttttataaatttaattgataaaaagtgatattaaagatatgtataatgttacaaaaggttttatttgtagtaaatacAAATGTTGTCCattatatatatgaacatatataaatgttatttttcactagattactgtatttttaatcaaacaaatgcattAAAGAAATAAGTCTCACtgaccctaatttttttttttatagatataggtatataatatatatatatagagaaagagagatattACTGTCTGCAAAAGTCCCAAAAAGAAGTGTAACACAAAGAAATGCTTTTAGatcatcagatttcatctcctttgTCCATAACAATTCGGAGGCTCAAGGCAAAATGATTTGTGCAACAGAATATTATTGTATTGAAACTACATTTCATGTAGAAACCTAAATCTACACCCTCTTGAAAGGAAAATATAATCAGTAAACATCTGTATACTATTACACACCAGTCTGTCAGGAATGGTTTGTCTAGACCAAAGATATGTTAGATTAAAATTATCAGAAGAGTTAGATATTTACTGCCCATTCTTTGCAAATCTTTGATCTTTGAATATTACAAAAGAGAAGCAAAAATGGCTAAGTGAAAATTTCAGTAGGCCTATATACAAAATGGGCAACTTGACAAGTACTCAATACTCGCATCCTAGAATCAGgcattaacaatatatatatttaaatgataattttaccGATATAACCAGCATGCAAGAATGTTGGCtggatttaattattattatttaaatttcttgTCAAATGTAAACCTCAGAGAATCATGACAATTGAAAGCTCAAAATGCGGTCTGTAGGATGTACATCAGAATCCCCAGCTGAAAGAAGCGGCTAAGACTGACTGTTGGAGCGCTGTTACACAGATGACCTTTACAGCAGCTCTGGTCCGCCGATATGCTGGACTGGCCGATCTTTGTGGACAAGTCACCATTACAAAAACTTCTGGTCGCACATCCTTTCATCGTCATCATCTGTCCATCACTAAAGACTGTTGAAAATGATGAAGAAAAGGAAAATATGTTATTACAAAACCTTTGAAACAACATGATCACAAAAGAATCTCATTTGGGTTAGTGAGACTTTGAAAAATGAGACAGTTTCATCGCCTGCAGTGCTGAGAACTCGAATCCTGTGACATGTTTGTGTCAGAAATACCCTTCGGCTCATATTATAtctcatatttaacaaataacatttttttttaactaatcaaAGTTGTTTAATGCAGTTGAATGTACACCATTCAAAAGTGTGAGGTTTTTAGGATTACATATATTCTCGTcagcatttctttgatcaaaaatacagtaaaaacgaaatattattacaaatcattgccttggaattataaggttctagctgacatttttgtcaaaatggacccattttacattttcttattcTCTGGTAACATTTACATCacgttatatttattttgtaagcaCATGTGTACATTTTAGGCccttttttaaaggaaaaaaaaggttctATCTACAGAATTCTAAGGAacgcaaaaactttgaagctcaatatctcaaaactgccCCGAATGCAGagagaaccttataattccaaggtggCGAATTTTAGTGCACTTGTATTTTAAGTTACATTTTCAAGCAGACTTCAGTTTCACATGCTTCTTCAGAAATCactgttgatttggtgctcaagaaacatttgtttcacacttgaaaacagttgtgctgcttaatgtctTGGGGTAAACCAACTTAATTTGTACAGCATGTATTTAGGATATACTGTacgtaatataaaatacaaaactaattaataatgaatataaaaaaaatctaactggatttttcttttttaaaaagacCATTAACCTTcatatgttttgtttgtgtgtattataAATGTTCGAGCTCTGTTTACTCTGTGAAGACTTTTGTCTTATCTTACCTGTTGCCTTGATACAGTGATCTTCCTCGTCTACACAAGGTAAAGCTGATGCACAGTCTTCTCCACTGCAAGTGTGGCAGTGGATTCCATTCGGGATCATCTTGGGGGATTCTATGAAATATGCAAAGTTAAAGTTACAAAACTGGAAGTCACGTCtgatgtaaatacattttattgtcatATGATAATATTCTTGGTCCTGTGCTAAACTTGCCGGGTTCAGTCTGGGTATTGCACAGGTTAGTGTTGCAGCACTGATTGTTAATGACTATTTTTGTAATTCCAAAGTTTGCGGATGCAGTCACGCATTGATTGGTTTGAGAGCAGTTCTTCATGATCATGTCAGCCAATGTGTTGTTTCCTACAGCAGAAACTTACATCAGCCTCATTTTTAAAACGACTGTTTCAGTTCAAATAATCAATCTGCCCAAAACTCACCCATATAAGATGTGGTTCTCATAGTCCCACACTGACCAACAGGACACTCCACTTTAGTTTCAGTGCATTTAATAGAGGTCTCCGGTATGCACTGATAGCAGGTTAGGGAATTTACTGAAATTGAACAAATCTTTAAgtgcaacacatttaaataaataaataagtaacctCTAACCCTTTCAGAAAAGTCTTGCAAAAGAATATACATTCTGAGAAGTATGATACAATGCAAAGTAAATCTAGGACACTAAAGAAATACAAGATTGATGTTTGCTGCATTTTGTACTACaaagattcagttcagttcacctTATTTTAATCAACTGTATCTCGGTTTTAATGCATTTCTCCTAGTTACACAATGCACTATAGAAAATCCTACAAAATGATATCAAACATACTTAACATTAACAAATGCGTAAACAATTACCTTCATAGAAAAGTGTACTGATGAGAATAAAGAGCAGAGGCTGTGCCATTTTGATCTGAGTTCAGACTGAGATGAGAAGAGAGGGACACGAGAATACATCCCTCAGTCTCTGAAACATGAAACACGCTGAAACTGATACTGTCCCTCGAAAAAAGTGTTGCCAGCATGTCATCATTTTTCCAGCTGAAGTTCCTAATATGAAACTGGAAACTTGAAATTTGTGGGTTTATTGATAGATAATGTTATGATAATATACAGTATGAGAAATATAGAGAATGAATGTTTTATGACGTagcttatgtttttaatttatatagcagtAGATATAAACAGGAAAGAAGTGGgaagggaaaaaaagagagggaataACTGCTTATGCTCGAGCTGAACCGGAGTAGTTTTTAGTGTCTGAAGCTAATGTTAGTGTTCTGTAGTAACATGGCCTGCATCTTATCTCTATTACAGACTATAGAAATGAGGTCTTATAAATTACAAGGAACAAAATGCTGATAGTGTAGTGTAAACAAAGACACTGCTTATTGTATATGtgttacatttactttgaaacaaaaaGCAGGAAGGGTTTAATTATCACAAACACAATTCTTTCTAATTAAGGATTACTTTTTGTctctagcatttttttttaaatactttatgaatattttaaattaactgcAACAAGGTCCCCCTTTATCTAAGCCAGTTATTGATGGCCCTTCAATGAGCTCTGTTACTTCTGTTATAGTAAATCatttcaacaaacaaacaaacaaaatcatgTCCGTTCAATGTCgtacatctttttatttttacagtttaattcaaataataacaccaaaactgttaaaaataagaaatgttttattttcatgacttttctCAAAACTTTTCTTTATCAAATAATGCCACAATCATAAAGAGTGAATAGGGCTGTAATCAGGGCAACAAAGATCAACTTTGGTAGGTCAAACCAATCCATGAGCTTCTTCAGTCTCTCTACTGATGTTTTTGACAGTTTGTTAGGACACAGTTTTTCTTCCTtaccttttttaatgtaatattgtcTCATGGGTTTATTTTCAGAAACCTTTTTAAATCAGTactgttgtttgtttttcaaatattgagggatttttttaattatatgtccCATTTAAAGATAATTTTATATCATCTTATTTAAACCTAGATGTCAtgaaactgtggttatacaaatggtagtcactatgctgaaagaaaaaaaggttactatacacttttactacaataaaagcatttttaatttgtatatatatatatatttaatctttaTATAGTTGTAAAACTTTTAATGGTCGACACTATGAAACAGTTTACTTGAGGATAGTTAAATGACTATATGTACAGGTTATATgacatagatatatagataaagatACACAAATGAGAAACAAGAACCTTTTAAACAGTTTGGAGTGAAAGAAAAGCATCTTTCTAGGTGTTCCACATCCACTACAGTCCCCTCCACCACCACTAAGAGGTGCCCATCTCCTAAATGAATCCCGGGCTCAACGATTCTAGTGTTTTCCATTTGCTTAAATAGATATAACACAAAGTATAGTCTCATAACtgtactaaaacatttttttaaaaacaagaatGTTAAAAGATGTGGAAACGCGTCTCACAGTCTGTGAAAAGAGACAATGAgatgggttttttatttttattttgatgtggATCACCTGAGGCTTATTCAACCAACTTCCAAAAACATGTACATTGGCCCCAcacttaaaacaaatgtaaaaaatgcataGACCTAGTTCTCATTGCTTAGCTTTAGAATTAAATGATAAAACTGTGGAAAGAGGCCTGATCTTTATACCAGAACACAAATTAGAGAGAAGTgctttttaaaagcaaaaatctaaaataaaaagacaaatagaGAGAGAAGTGGTACCAGCATCAGGAAATAAACTCTCAAGCTCTGAGCACCATTACACAGGTTTCCTTCACAACATTTCATGTAAGCACCAAAGCCGTAGGACTGTACAGGTAATCCCAGTGCCAGTGTCCCGTTCCCACAGAACAGCGTGCTTGAACAGCCTTTCGTGGTCACATTCTTTCCATTAACATCAGCTGAGAGACAAAAAAAGAAGAGCTGGTGTTACCTTTAAAGCCCTAAATAAAAACGGCTAATTACTGCCATCTTGTCTATGTACAGATTTCAATAGAAATATGGGTtctttaataatagtaataaaaggtTCACCTGTTGTAATAAAGCACCGAGTCTCATCACCCTCACAAGCCATTGTATTTGTGCAGTCTGCAGTGGCATTGCAGGTGAAACATTTCTTCCCATTTAGAGGCTTTACTGGCAAATCTGTACAGGTTATATGTAGacatgacataaaataaaattctaaacatATATCTATGAAATGTCAAGAGCTCAAACTGAAATGATATGATCAAAGTACCTGGTGCATTTCCAAAGTTGCAGTTATATGTATCGCAGCACTGGGAGTTGAGGGTCACTTTGCTTTTTTCAGAATTCATGCTTCCAGTAACACATGAAACAGGATCTGTGCAAGTCCTTGCAGCACTGCTTTTCACTAATTTGCCGTCTGCAAAgaccaaaataaaaaaccttCAGTTATAAAACCCAAACACgatttacacattttttatgatCATCTTATTTCTCACCTGAGTATACGGTTGTGGTTATGGAGCCACAACGGGATGGACATGTTATTATTACCCCATTTGATTTGCATGTTCCAGTAGAATCTGGTATACATTGATTACAGTTCAGCGTCAGTGCTGAAAAATAAGGTAAGTAATGCATTGATCAGTAATTTTGGTGTCAGCATGATTTGTTAGTAAAGGAAGCACCAATCTTTAACAGAAAACCAGTTTGTATCTTATATCTGATTTTAACATTTAGAAACAAAcagtataaacatttaaaataaaaactctatATAGatagctaaaactaaaaccatgaacATTTTGGTTCCACTTTAAACCTAAAACTATActgcaataaaatattaatatattatttttatctcagctagttgccaaggccttggtgtaataaaataaaactaaaagggaaataaaagttaatgataatataatataatataatata
This genomic window contains:
- the negaly6 gene encoding neuromast-expressed gpi-anchored lymphocyte antigen 6; the encoded protein is MAQPLLFILISTLFYEVNSLTCYQCIPETSIKCTETKVECPVGQCGTMRTTSYMGNNTLADMIMKNCSQTNQCVTASANFGITKIVINNQCCNTNLCNTQTEPESPKMIPNGIHCHTCSGEDCASALPCVDEEDHCIKATVFSDGQMMTMKGCATRSFCNGDLSTKIGQSSISADQSCCKGHLCNSAPTVSLSRFFQLGILMYILQTAF
- the LOC132157919 gene encoding uncharacterized protein LOC132157919 → MALHITLLLTTALFSKDSTGTCKSNGVIITCPSRCGSITTTVYSDGKLVKSSAARTCTDPVSCVTGSMNSEKSKVTLNSQCCDTYNCNFGNAPDLPVKPLNGKKCFTCNATADCTNTMACEGDETRCFITTADVNGKNVTTKGCSSTLFCGNGTLALGLPVQSYGFGAYMKCCEGNLCNGAQSLRVYFLMLVPLLSLFVFLF